The following coding sequences lie in one Mycobacterium sp. DL440 genomic window:
- a CDS encoding zinc-binding alcohol dehydrogenase family protein — protein sequence MDTGTMTAWQVVTPGPVSSRPLQRVTVSTPQPGPDELLVKVLACGVCRTDLHVAEGDLAVHRPQVIPGHEVVGEVVAVGADTGGGFAPGDRVGVAWLRHTCGQCVYCLRGRENLCPSSLYTGWDADGGYAEFTTVPAAFALRLPTGYSDVELAPLLCAGIIGYRALLRTDLPPGGRLGLYGFGGSAHLTAQVALAQGARVHVMTRGERARELAVALGASSVQGSADTPPEPLDAAILFAPVGELVLPALAALDRGGVLAIAGIHLSDIPRLNYQQHLFFEREIRSVTANTRADARDFLAFAGAHRMAVSTPEYGLDRADEALADLAAGRIAGAAVLRG from the coding sequence ATGGACACGGGGACCATGACGGCCTGGCAGGTCGTCACCCCCGGTCCGGTGAGTTCGCGTCCGCTCCAACGGGTAACCGTGTCCACCCCGCAGCCCGGCCCTGACGAACTGCTCGTCAAGGTCCTGGCCTGCGGGGTGTGCCGTACCGATCTGCATGTGGCCGAAGGGGATCTGGCCGTGCACCGGCCGCAGGTGATCCCCGGGCACGAGGTCGTCGGTGAGGTTGTCGCGGTCGGTGCCGATACCGGTGGCGGGTTCGCCCCCGGCGATCGGGTCGGTGTGGCGTGGCTGCGGCACACCTGCGGGCAGTGTGTCTATTGCCTACGGGGGCGGGAGAACCTCTGCCCGTCCTCGCTGTATACCGGCTGGGATGCCGACGGCGGCTATGCCGAATTCACCACCGTGCCTGCAGCATTCGCGTTGCGATTGCCGACTGGATACTCCGATGTCGAGCTGGCGCCGCTGTTGTGCGCGGGCATCATCGGTTACCGCGCCCTGTTGCGCACCGACCTGCCGCCGGGTGGACGGCTGGGGCTCTACGGCTTCGGCGGAAGCGCTCATCTGACGGCGCAGGTGGCGTTGGCGCAGGGGGCTCGCGTGCATGTGATGACCCGAGGCGAGCGTGCCCGCGAACTGGCGGTGGCGCTGGGCGCGTCCTCGGTGCAGGGCAGTGCTGACACGCCACCCGAACCCTTGGATGCCGCAATCCTGTTCGCTCCCGTGGGGGAGCTGGTGCTGCCTGCGCTCGCGGCCCTGGACCGCGGCGGCGTCCTGGCGATCGCGGGAATCCACCTCAGCGATATCCCGCGCCTGAACTATCAACAGCATCTGTTCTTCGAACGCGAGATCCGCTCGGTCACCGCTAACACCCGTGCCGATGCCCGCGATTTCCTGGCGTTCGCCGGTGCGCACCGGATGGCGGTCAGCACTCCCGAGTACGGCCTGGACCGCGCGGATGAGGCGCTGGCCGATCTGGCCGCCGGACGCATTGCGGGCGCTGCGGTGCTGCGCGGATAG
- a CDS encoding CGNR zinc finger domain-containing protein, whose amino-acid sequence MTTRWAGDTETKPAPGPLARIQALVNTIELPAGTDRLAHPDDAAPWLAAHGLLAAGVGPTEAELDLVRRVREALRALLIHHTGGPAPNADHLAVLQALTDMSTAKVDLAPDGQVRLSAAGTNVGERLLELLLVMRDAQRDGTWARLKACANDECTWAFYDRSRNHGGTWCDMSSCGNMLKNREFRARRRAGGAN is encoded by the coding sequence ATGACGACGAGGTGGGCGGGAGACACCGAGACCAAACCCGCGCCCGGGCCGCTGGCCCGGATTCAGGCGTTGGTCAACACAATCGAGCTGCCCGCCGGAACGGATCGCCTCGCCCATCCCGACGACGCGGCACCGTGGCTGGCCGCCCATGGGTTGCTCGCTGCCGGTGTCGGCCCGACGGAGGCCGAGCTGGACCTGGTGCGCAGGGTGCGCGAGGCGTTGCGTGCACTGCTGATCCACCACACCGGCGGCCCGGCGCCGAACGCCGATCACCTTGCGGTGCTGCAGGCGCTGACCGACATGTCCACCGCGAAAGTCGATCTGGCTCCGGACGGGCAGGTGCGGTTGTCAGCGGCAGGCACGAACGTGGGTGAGCGCCTGCTCGAGCTACTGCTGGTGATGCGCGACGCGCAGCGGGACGGTACCTGGGCCCGGCTGAAGGCATGTGCGAACGACGAATGTACGTGGGCGTTCTACGACCGGTCCCGCAACCACGGTGGCACCTGGTGCGACATGTCCAGCTGCGGGAACATGCTGAAGAACCGTGAGTTCCGGGCGCGTCGCCGTGCCGGAGGCGCGAATTAG
- a CDS encoding CPBP family intramembrane glutamic endopeptidase produces the protein MSEQSAVAAHPHPLMAQLSALHHFRIYADIGIVVVILTLTNLIAHFTTPWASIATVPAAAIGLLILVRARGLGWTELGLGREHWRSGAGYALGAVALVVSVIAIGAMLPWTRPMFMNDHYATISGALIASMVIIPLQTVIPEELAFRGVLHGALDRAWGFRGVAAGGSLLFGLWHIASSFGLTSGNVGFTRLFGSGIFGTVIGVVMAVLATGAAGFVFTWLRRRSGSLIAPIALHWSLNGIGALAAALVWHLST, from the coding sequence ATGTCTGAGCAGAGCGCCGTGGCCGCGCACCCACATCCGCTGATGGCCCAGCTCTCTGCGTTGCACCATTTCCGCATCTATGCCGACATCGGGATCGTCGTCGTCATCTTGACGCTGACCAACCTGATCGCCCATTTCACGACGCCCTGGGCGAGTATCGCCACCGTCCCGGCGGCTGCGATCGGCTTGTTGATCCTGGTCCGGGCCCGCGGGCTGGGGTGGACGGAACTCGGGCTGGGCCGTGAGCACTGGCGCTCGGGTGCCGGGTACGCGCTGGGTGCCGTCGCCCTGGTGGTCTCGGTGATCGCGATCGGCGCGATGCTGCCGTGGACGCGGCCGATGTTCATGAACGATCACTATGCGACGATCTCCGGCGCGCTGATCGCGTCGATGGTCATCATCCCTCTGCAGACCGTGATTCCCGAGGAATTGGCGTTCCGCGGCGTTCTGCACGGGGCCCTGGACCGGGCCTGGGGTTTCCGCGGTGTCGCGGCGGGCGGCTCCTTGTTGTTCGGTCTGTGGCACATCGCGAGTTCATTCGGGCTGACGAGCGGGAACGTCGGCTTCACCCGGCTGTTCGGCAGTGGGATCTTCGGCACCGTCATCGGTGTGGTGATGGCGGTGCTGGCCACCGGCGCCGCCGGCTTCGTGTTCACCTGGCTGCGTCGGCGCAGCGGCAGCCTGATCGCGCCGATCGCCCTGCACTGGTCACTCAACGGGATCGGCGCACTCGCAGCCGCCCTGGTGTGGCACCTGTCGACTTAA
- a CDS encoding phosphoketolase has protein sequence MSDATGSSVLTDTELEQLNAYWRAANYLSVGQIYLLDNPLLDEPLAAEHVKPRLLGHWGTTPGLNLLYAHLNRIIRERDADIIYVTGPGHGGPGLVANAYLEGTYSEVYSAIGQDTDGLRKLFRQFSFPGGIPSHVAAETPGSIHEGGELGYALVHAYGAAFDNPDLVVACVVGDGEAETGPLAASWHSNKFLNPVVDGAVLPILHLNGYKIANPTVLSRIPAEELESLMYGYGYRPITVAGDDPDNVHQQLAAAMDEAFDQIAAIQRAARLDGEPGRPLWPMIILRTPKGWTGPHEVDGKLVEGTWRSHQVPLSETRTNPSHLTQLETWLRSYRPEELFDDTGALRPDLRDLAPSGTRRMSANPHANGGLLLRDLDLPDFTDYAVTVENPATATAEATRVLGTFLRDVIAGNSDRFRLMGPDETASNRLAAVFEKTDKAWQAETLPVDENLAPDGRVMEVLSEHLCQGWLEGYLLTGRHGLFNCYEAFVHIVDSMLNQHAKWLFSSSRLPWRRPIASLNYLLTSHVWRQDHNGASHQDPGFIDHVANKRPEVVRVYLPPDANTLLSVADHCLRSRQYVNVIVAGKQPALTYLTMDEAVAHCTRGLGIWEWASNTTGEPDVVLACAGDIPTLETLAAADILRRKLPDLLVRVVNVVDIMRLQPESEHPHGLSDREFDSIFTTDKPIIFAYHGYPWLIHRLTYRHTNHDQLHVRGFKERGTTTTPFDMVMLNDLDRFHLVMDVIDRVDGLAVRAAGLRQEMVDARLAARSYTREHGEDDPAISGWTWAAD, from the coding sequence ATGAGCGACGCGACTGGATCATCGGTACTGACCGACACAGAACTCGAGCAGCTCAACGCTTACTGGCGGGCGGCGAACTACCTGTCGGTCGGCCAGATCTATCTACTGGACAATCCGCTGCTCGATGAGCCTCTGGCCGCCGAGCACGTCAAGCCACGACTGCTGGGCCACTGGGGCACCACCCCGGGCTTGAACCTGCTGTACGCCCATCTCAACCGGATCATCCGCGAGCGCGACGCGGACATCATCTACGTCACCGGGCCCGGCCACGGCGGTCCGGGTCTGGTGGCCAACGCCTACCTGGAAGGTACCTACAGCGAGGTCTACTCCGCGATCGGGCAGGACACCGACGGTCTGCGGAAACTGTTCCGCCAGTTCTCGTTTCCCGGTGGGATTCCCAGTCACGTGGCCGCCGAGACACCCGGCTCCATCCATGAGGGTGGCGAACTCGGATACGCGCTGGTGCACGCCTACGGCGCCGCATTCGACAATCCGGACCTGGTAGTGGCCTGCGTGGTCGGCGACGGCGAGGCCGAAACGGGCCCGCTGGCCGCCAGCTGGCATTCGAACAAGTTCCTCAACCCGGTCGTCGACGGCGCGGTGCTGCCGATCCTGCACCTCAACGGGTACAAGATCGCCAATCCCACAGTGCTGTCCCGCATTCCGGCCGAAGAACTCGAATCACTCATGTACGGCTACGGCTATCGGCCCATCACCGTCGCCGGTGACGACCCGGACAACGTGCACCAACAGTTGGCCGCGGCCATGGACGAGGCGTTCGACCAGATCGCGGCGATCCAACGCGCGGCCCGCCTCGACGGCGAGCCGGGCCGTCCGCTGTGGCCGATGATCATCCTGCGCACCCCCAAGGGCTGGACCGGCCCGCACGAAGTGGACGGCAAACTGGTCGAGGGCACCTGGCGCTCCCACCAGGTACCACTTTCCGAGACCCGGACCAACCCGTCGCACCTGACCCAGCTCGAGACGTGGCTGCGCAGCTACCGGCCCGAGGAACTGTTCGACGACACCGGCGCGCTGCGCCCCGATCTACGGGACCTCGCACCCTCGGGCACCCGGCGGATGAGCGCCAACCCGCATGCCAATGGTGGACTGCTGCTCCGTGACCTCGACCTGCCGGACTTCACCGACTACGCGGTCACCGTGGAGAACCCGGCGACAGCCACCGCGGAAGCCACCCGAGTGCTCGGCACATTCCTGCGTGATGTCATCGCCGGCAATTCGGACCGTTTCCGGCTGATGGGTCCCGACGAAACCGCCTCCAACCGCCTGGCCGCGGTGTTCGAGAAGACCGACAAGGCATGGCAGGCCGAGACACTGCCCGTCGACGAGAACCTGGCCCCCGACGGCCGGGTGATGGAAGTGCTGTCCGAACACCTGTGCCAAGGCTGGCTGGAGGGCTACCTCCTCACCGGGCGGCACGGGCTGTTCAACTGCTACGAGGCCTTCGTCCACATCGTCGACTCGATGCTCAACCAGCACGCCAAGTGGCTGTTCAGCAGTTCGCGCCTGCCGTGGCGCCGGCCGATAGCGTCCCTGAACTATCTGCTGACCTCCCATGTGTGGCGCCAGGACCACAACGGTGCGTCGCACCAGGATCCGGGTTTTATCGACCACGTCGCGAACAAACGTCCCGAGGTCGTACGGGTTTACCTGCCGCCGGATGCCAACACCCTGCTCTCGGTGGCCGACCACTGCCTACGCAGCCGCCAGTACGTGAACGTCATCGTGGCGGGCAAGCAGCCGGCCCTGACGTACCTGACGATGGACGAGGCCGTCGCGCACTGCACCCGCGGTTTGGGGATCTGGGAATGGGCGAGCAATACGACCGGAGAACCAGATGTGGTGCTGGCCTGCGCCGGCGACATCCCGACCCTGGAGACCCTGGCCGCCGCCGACATCCTGCGCCGCAAGCTTCCCGACCTGTTGGTCCGGGTGGTCAACGTTGTCGACATCATGCGGCTGCAACCCGAGTCCGAACATCCACACGGATTGTCCGATCGCGAGTTCGATTCGATCTTCACCACGGACAAGCCGATCATCTTCGCCTATCACGGCTACCCGTGGCTGATTCACCGCCTGACCTACCGCCACACCAACCACGATCAACTCCACGTACGTGGGTTCAAGGAGCGAGGTACGACGACGACGCCGTTCGACATGGTGATGCTCAACGACCTCGACCGGTTCCACCTCGTCATGGACGTGATCGACCGGGTCGACGGCCTGGCGGTCAGGGCTGCCGGACTGCGCCAGGAGATGGTCGACGCCAGACTGGCCGCCCGCAGCTACACCCGCGAGCACGGCGAGGATGACCCGGCGATCTCCGGCTGGACTTGGGCCGCGGATTGA
- a CDS encoding acetyl-CoA acetyltransferase — translation MTVPRTLDPRTPVLIGYGQVNQRQENPDVEPVDLMVAAAREAADPRVLEVVDSVRIVNLLSWHYRDPGLLLAQRIRADKAATRYTGVGGNVPQSLVNEACLDLQGGRAEVVLIAGAETWRTRSRLRAAGVKPDWTRQDESVPEAQGAHDGVPMVGEAEIRINLDRPAHVYPMFEQALRIAAGESSDEHRRRIGELWSQFSAVAAGNPHAWSSDAVPAEQIWQPGPDNRMISWPYTKLMNSNNMVNQGAVLILTTVEKATYLQIPADRWVFPYAGTDSHDTYAIGERAEFYRSPAIRIAGRRVLELAGLGVDEVDFVDVYSCFPSAVQVAAAEIGLPLADPARPLTVTGGLTFAGGPWNNYVSHSIATMAERLVANPGTRGLITANGGYLTKHSFGVYGTEPPAHEFRWQDVQSEVDAQPTRQLQVDFTGTGTVESWTTPVGRDGTAERAFLAVRTPADGRTLARIVDESQAAATMSQDIAGAKVQVHADGSATLL, via the coding sequence ATGACCGTCCCCAGGACACTCGACCCACGCACCCCGGTACTGATCGGCTACGGCCAGGTCAACCAGCGGCAGGAGAATCCGGACGTCGAGCCGGTCGATCTGATGGTCGCGGCCGCCCGGGAAGCCGCCGATCCCCGGGTGCTGGAGGTTGTCGACTCGGTACGGATCGTGAATCTGCTGTCCTGGCACTACCGGGATCCGGGTTTGCTGTTGGCCCAACGCATCCGGGCCGACAAGGCGGCGACCCGCTATACGGGGGTGGGCGGCAACGTCCCGCAGTCGCTGGTGAACGAGGCCTGCCTGGATCTGCAGGGCGGACGGGCCGAGGTGGTGCTGATCGCGGGCGCTGAGACCTGGCGAACCCGCAGCCGGCTGCGCGCGGCCGGCGTCAAACCGGACTGGACGCGCCAGGACGAATCGGTGCCGGAGGCGCAGGGTGCGCATGACGGCGTGCCGATGGTCGGTGAGGCCGAGATCCGGATCAACCTGGACCGCCCGGCCCACGTGTATCCGATGTTCGAGCAGGCGCTGCGCATCGCGGCCGGCGAGTCCAGCGATGAGCACCGCAGACGGATCGGTGAGTTGTGGTCACAGTTCAGTGCCGTCGCGGCGGGTAACCCGCACGCCTGGAGCTCCGACGCGGTGCCTGCCGAGCAGATCTGGCAGCCGGGCCCGGACAACCGGATGATCAGCTGGCCCTACACCAAGTTGATGAACTCGAACAACATGGTCAACCAGGGAGCGGTGCTGATCCTGACCACCGTCGAAAAAGCCACCTACCTCCAGATCCCGGCCGACCGTTGGGTTTTCCCGTACGCGGGGACGGATTCGCACGACACCTACGCGATCGGCGAGCGCGCCGAGTTCTACCGGTCACCGGCCATCCGGATCGCCGGGCGCCGGGTCTTGGAGCTGGCCGGACTGGGCGTCGACGAGGTCGATTTCGTCGACGTGTACTCCTGCTTCCCGTCGGCGGTGCAGGTGGCGGCGGCCGAAATCGGTCTGCCACTGGCCGACCCGGCCCGGCCGCTGACGGTGACCGGCGGGCTGACCTTCGCCGGAGGGCCGTGGAACAACTACGTGTCGCATTCGATCGCCACCATGGCCGAGCGGTTGGTGGCCAATCCGGGGACCCGCGGGCTGATCACCGCCAACGGCGGTTACCTCACCAAACACAGTTTCGGCGTGTACGGCACCGAGCCGCCGGCCCATGAATTCCGTTGGCAGGACGTGCAATCCGAGGTCGACGCGCAGCCCACCCGTCAACTGCAAGTGGACTTCACCGGCACCGGGACCGTGGAATCCTGGACCACCCCGGTCGGCCGCGACGGCACCGCGGAGCGGGCGTTCCTGGCCGTGCGTACTCCTGCCGACGGACGCACGCTGGCGCGCATCGTGGACGAGTCTCAGGCGGCGGCGACCATGTCCCAGGACATCGCCGGGGCCAAGGTGCAGGTTCACGCCGACGGCAGCGCGACCCTGCTCTGA
- a CDS encoding helicase HerA domain-containing protein, which translates to MELQHREALSALRLTWAPTADDLWHSQGALHVRGMHDRPMADVMAAFGDAERETDSSPLGVVVRGPAGSGKTHLLGQVREQVQTGGGYFFLVELLDAASFWQSARAGILESLGRPGSERETQLKDLLWELSSVAHISRANRRAVIGDDDLTPEILNDFVNSLHKVHRHTVKRAHHTLRALVLLGSGDLELQDVGEAFLTGSGERESWGLPAPTLTAQESVRDISRLIALAGPAVLALDQIDTLLAQSADRTDTAGASADSSGTARSAGNRDLEHIAHGLMSIRQTMRRTVGVVACLPAAWEAIQDRATATVQDRFRTTALLQGLPTPDVGRAILERRFTASYSAIGFTAPYASWPILPSAFDEATQYTPRQLLKRVDTHVRRCLERDMIEELTQLTGEVGDTQEAAAGDTAPGDTGELDRRFADYRRRAVTVAALDPDGEDTTMPGLLSAALDAWITELGESGQAFRPDPPPGQRVVLHGRLRQTLDAATDDERHWAFRAISSGNAVAVQNRLRKAWEATGFNPDRRQLFLLRNTAWPKGAKTAVMIAEFEAAGGRVLPMSEDDVRTMTALRDLIDDNHPDLPEWLRRRRPAHGIGWLRTALGDIAGDPPPPAQPYVDTEVPTGPIRVQPPAPVIEHSPTAVTLGLDSLGGRPVSVDLAALRKHTAIFAGSGSGKTVLIRRLVEECALRGVSSIVLDPNNDLSRLGARWPDNPPGWSPADDERADAYFDNAEVVVWTPRRSTGRPLSFQPLPDFASVIDDDDEFSDAVESAVAALESRALIAGNTAKAERSRAVLREALRFYGASPSVSLGGFIDLLDNLPADVSALGGAQKLAAELAQNLRAATVNDPLFGGTGTAADPGVLLTPSPGYRARVSVISMVGLTSDQQREGFVNQLQMALFAWIKRNPAGDRPLGGLLVMDEAQNFAPSSHTTASTHSTLALSSQARKYGLGLVFATQSPRGLHNHIPGNATTQFYGLLNSPAQIAVAREMARVKGGHVPDISKLRSGQFYLALEGNAFHKIQTPWCLSHHPPSPPTTDEVLALAAQSRVALPSA; encoded by the coding sequence ATGGAGTTACAGCACCGCGAAGCGCTCAGCGCGCTTCGCCTGACCTGGGCGCCGACCGCCGACGATCTGTGGCATTCACAGGGCGCGCTGCACGTGCGCGGGATGCACGACCGGCCGATGGCCGATGTGATGGCCGCCTTCGGCGATGCCGAACGGGAAACCGACTCCAGCCCGCTGGGTGTGGTGGTGCGGGGCCCCGCCGGGTCCGGCAAGACCCACCTCCTCGGTCAGGTCCGCGAACAGGTGCAAACCGGCGGCGGTTACTTCTTCCTGGTCGAACTGCTCGATGCGGCGAGCTTCTGGCAGTCCGCCCGCGCGGGCATCCTGGAAAGCCTGGGCCGGCCTGGCAGCGAGCGCGAGACCCAACTCAAAGACCTCCTGTGGGAGCTGTCCTCGGTGGCCCACATCTCCCGGGCCAATCGCCGCGCAGTGATCGGCGACGACGACCTGACCCCCGAGATCCTCAATGATTTCGTCAACTCGCTGCACAAGGTCCACCGCCACACTGTCAAACGCGCGCACCACACCCTTCGCGCGCTCGTCCTGTTGGGCTCCGGCGATCTCGAGCTGCAGGACGTCGGCGAGGCATTCCTGACCGGCAGCGGTGAACGAGAATCCTGGGGCCTGCCCGCGCCGACACTCACCGCACAGGAATCGGTCCGAGACATCTCGCGCCTGATCGCCCTGGCCGGGCCGGCGGTCCTGGCCCTCGACCAGATCGACACGCTGCTGGCCCAGTCGGCGGATCGCACCGATACCGCAGGGGCCTCCGCGGACTCCAGTGGAACTGCCCGCTCCGCGGGCAACCGCGACCTCGAGCACATCGCGCACGGGCTCATGTCGATCCGCCAGACCATGCGCCGCACCGTGGGCGTGGTGGCTTGCCTTCCCGCGGCCTGGGAGGCGATCCAGGACCGCGCCACCGCCACCGTGCAGGACAGATTCCGCACCACCGCGCTGCTGCAGGGCCTGCCGACGCCCGACGTCGGCCGCGCCATCCTGGAACGCCGGTTCACCGCCAGCTACTCGGCCATCGGATTCACCGCGCCGTACGCGAGCTGGCCGATCCTGCCTTCGGCGTTCGACGAGGCCACCCAGTACACGCCGCGTCAGCTGCTCAAGCGCGTCGACACCCATGTCCGCCGCTGCCTCGAACGCGACATGATCGAAGAGCTCACCCAACTGACCGGCGAGGTGGGAGACACCCAGGAAGCCGCCGCGGGAGATACCGCGCCGGGTGACACCGGCGAACTGGACCGGCGCTTCGCCGACTACCGGCGCCGCGCGGTGACGGTCGCCGCGCTCGACCCCGATGGCGAGGACACCACCATGCCTGGCCTGCTGTCGGCGGCCCTGGATGCGTGGATCACCGAACTCGGCGAGTCCGGACAGGCGTTCCGCCCCGATCCGCCCCCGGGTCAGCGGGTGGTGCTGCACGGTCGGCTCCGTCAGACCCTCGATGCCGCCACCGACGACGAACGGCACTGGGCATTCCGCGCCATCTCGTCCGGCAACGCCGTCGCGGTACAGAACCGGCTCCGAAAAGCGTGGGAGGCAACGGGTTTCAACCCAGACCGGCGCCAGCTGTTCCTACTGCGCAACACCGCGTGGCCCAAGGGCGCCAAAACCGCCGTGATGATCGCCGAGTTCGAGGCGGCCGGTGGCCGGGTGCTGCCGATGAGCGAGGACGACGTGCGCACGATGACAGCGCTGCGCGACCTCATCGACGACAACCACCCCGACCTGCCCGAGTGGCTGCGCCGACGCCGTCCCGCCCACGGGATCGGCTGGCTGCGTACCGCTCTCGGGGACATCGCGGGTGATCCCCCGCCACCGGCCCAGCCGTACGTGGACACCGAGGTCCCGACCGGGCCAATACGTGTGCAACCGCCCGCACCGGTCATCGAACACTCGCCCACCGCGGTCACGTTGGGACTGGACAGCCTTGGCGGGCGCCCGGTCTCGGTCGATCTGGCCGCACTGCGCAAACACACCGCGATCTTCGCCGGCTCCGGGTCGGGCAAGACGGTGCTGATCCGGCGCCTGGTCGAGGAGTGCGCGCTGCGGGGCGTCTCGTCGATCGTGCTCGACCCGAACAACGACCTGTCCCGCCTCGGTGCGCGCTGGCCCGACAATCCGCCGGGATGGAGCCCGGCCGACGACGAACGCGCCGACGCCTATTTCGACAACGCCGAAGTGGTGGTGTGGACGCCGCGCCGATCGACGGGGCGCCCGTTGTCCTTCCAGCCGCTCCCCGATTTCGCCAGTGTCATCGATGACGACGACGAGTTCTCCGACGCCGTCGAATCCGCCGTCGCCGCACTGGAATCCCGTGCCCTGATCGCCGGCAACACCGCCAAGGCCGAGCGGTCCCGCGCAGTCTTGCGCGAGGCGCTGCGGTTCTACGGCGCGAGCCCCTCCGTGTCCCTTGGCGGCTTCATCGACCTGCTCGACAATCTGCCCGCCGACGTCAGCGCGTTGGGCGGGGCGCAGAAGCTGGCTGCCGAGCTGGCCCAGAACCTGCGCGCGGCGACCGTCAACGATCCGTTGTTCGGTGGCACCGGGACGGCCGCCGACCCAGGAGTGCTGCTGACCCCGTCCCCGGGATACCGGGCGCGGGTGTCGGTGATCAGCATGGTCGGTCTGACCAGCGATCAACAACGCGAAGGGTTCGTCAACCAGTTACAGATGGCGCTGTTCGCCTGGATCAAGCGCAACCCGGCCGGGGATCGGCCCCTGGGTGGGCTGCTGGTGATGGACGAGGCGCAGAACTTCGCGCCGTCCAGCCACACGACCGCCTCGACGCACAGCACCCTGGCACTGTCCTCGCAGGCGCGAAAGTACGGGCTCGGATTGGTGTTCGCCACACAGTCTCCACGCGGTCTGCACAACCACATTCCGGGCAATGCCACCACGCAGTTCTACGGTCTGCTGAACTCCCCCGCTCAGATCGCGGTGGCGCGGGAGATGGCCCGGGTGAAGGGCGGCCACGTACCCGACATCAGCAAGCTGCGGTCGGGTCAGTTCTATCTGGCGCTGGAAGGCAACGCCTTTCACAAGATCCAGACGCCCTGGTGCCTGTCACACCATCCGCCCAGCCCCCCGACCACTGACGAAGTGCTGGCGCTCGCCGCTCAGAGCAGGGTCGCGCTGCCGTCGGCGTGA